ATACACTTCCTTACTAttgaaactttctatacaacaaagtgaggccactttttgctgatttataccatagggtgctggctgtcatgggtttgaaaataccctaaacttaacctaccaAAACCTGaagatcttgactcagaaaattcatatatgcttccttatcaAATACGTGCTAGTACGCTGCACTGAGTAAAGCAAGCAAGTTGTCCTAAAACGACTGATCACGAAAAAATGACAGCCAGAGAAGCCTCGTAATTGAATGTCTTCCGCAGTCCTCCTTATCACCGGAAATGAAATCCAGAAagaaatgtatatatacatatatcttcCGAGTCGCTCCCTGAAGGCAGTCGCCACCCAGAGCCACAACGATGGGGATGCTGCGAGCCGTGCTGCTGACGGGGtctgtgctggtgctgctggtgcttctGCCAGCCCCGCCCCAAGCCGAGGCCGCCGCAACGCGTGAAATCGTCAATGATCCAGGTAAGAGTTTAGTGTTGCAGTAACAGGAAAAGTTCCTGTTTAGTAGCTTACAGTGATCTTGCTCTTCACCCTCCAACTGTTGCATTAAATCAAACAATAGTAAGAACAATACCTACTCGAAGTTCTGACGCAAGTGAAAGGACGCTGTGATGTATACTTTTGAGAACAGAGGTTGAAACCTTCTTTTTGTGTCACCAGACCACCCCAACACGTGCTTTATAAAGGAAGTTGGCATACGCGTGGAGGAGGGGCACAGCTTCCAGCTGCCGGGCTGCGCGGAGGTGTCCTGCGAGAAAGTTCCGGGAGTGGGCACGGCCATTACCTATGTCTCGTGAGTACACCGGACTTATGCAGCAGTCATATTTTGAAGCCATTAAAAGTTTTCCTCTATCTTATGATTTCCTCTTTTGCAACATTGTCTCTCACAGAATGAGAATTAATACATGAAggatcatttttatatatatgtgtgtgtgtgtgtgtgtgtgtgtgtgtgtgtgtgtgtgtgtgtatatatatatatatatatatatatatatatatatatatatatatatatatatatatatatatatatatatatatatatatat
The genomic region above belongs to Eriocheir sinensis breed Jianghai 21 unplaced genomic scaffold, ASM2467909v1 Scaffold842, whole genome shotgun sequence and contains:
- the LOC126994646 gene encoding uncharacterized protein LOC126994646 produces the protein MGMLRAVLLTGSVLVLLVLLPAPPQAEAAATREIVNDPDHPNTCFIKEVGIRVEEGHSFQLPGCAEVSCEKVPGVGTAITYVS